A genomic region of Caenorhabditis elegans chromosome V contains the following coding sequences:
- the Y69H2.3 gene encoding Follistatin-like domain-containing protein (Confirmed by transcript evidence): MQYIVLLSVLLIGANAQLSATRDQECKENESFQTCGTACEPTCGLPTPTFCTLQCVMGCQCNSGFFRRTSDNRCVEQKDCNVAANETIPIPPPATNLTCPVNEVSNECHNPCTEKKCPQKNAPQVNCLMACQVGCSCMDGFVRNNQGVCVKEAECPAIGSQTCGTNEEPNQCHNACFEKKCPVKPQPLVNCMEKCDIGCSCKKGFLRNRQGQCVNPTECPATGKTDTNPCALVLCKPGHRCTMSTGQATCVPGSTDENPCNLVDCRTGHQCSMSTGKPTCVPETPPTGITCANVRCGFKGGCGMVEPVGCVGCKRQPQCLEEDYCRAQNCPYNEECVLVQVTCIRAPCNPIPTCRPKDLRLIKPLIQPRERRQAGPSCMTARCGTPAGCAMVRPSGCIGSTVEKGCELMPMCIHVNACASTSCLVGSQCVLHQVQCFTQPCDPIAQCEAPIKKPINRRCRSNEKFEPCKTVCSDTKCNEEPRFCPQVCTGGGCVCQEGFFRDNSGKCVTQNDCDAQKPKLY, translated from the exons ATGCAGTATATTGTGCTGCTCAGCGTTCTGCTCATCGGAGCAAACGCTCAACTTTCAGCGACAAGAG ACCAAGAATGCAAAGAAAACGAGAGCTTCCAGACGTGTGGCACGGCTTGCGAGCCGACTTGCGGGCTTCCGACTCCG ACTTTTTGCACACTGCAATGCGTCATGGGATGTCAGTGTAACAGTGGATTCTTCCGCAGAACTTCGGATAATCGTTGTGTTGAGCAGAAGGACTGCAATGTTGCGGCGAATGAGACGATTCCAATTCCACCACCAG CCACCAACCTCACATGCCCAGTCAACGAGGTATCCAACGAGTGCCACAACCCATGCACCGAGAAGAAGTGCCCACAAAAGAATGCTCCACAGGTGAACTGCTTGATGGCCTGCCAAGTCGGATGCTCCTGCATGGACGGATTCGTCAGAAACAACCAAGGAGTGTGTGTCAAGGAGGCCGAGTGCCCAGCGATTG GCTCTCAAACCTGCGGAACCAACGAGGAGCCCAACCAGTGTCACAACGCGTGCTTCGAGAAAAAGTGTCCGGTTAAGCCCCAGCCACTGGTAAACTGTATGGAGAAATGCGACATCGGATGTTCCTGCAAAAAGGGATTCCTCCGGAACCGCCAGGGACAGTGTGTGAACCCTACCGAGTGTCCGGCTACTG GCAAGACTGACACAAACCCATGTGCCTTGGTACTCTGCAAGCCCGGTcaccgatgcaccatgtcaaCTGGCCAGGCAACTTGTGTGCCAG GCAGCACTGACGAGAACCCATGCAACTTGGTGGACTGCCGTACCGGTCACCAATGCTCCATGTCAACTGGCAAGCCGACTTGTGTACCAG AGACCCCACCAACCGGGATCACGTGCGCCAACGTCAGATGCGGATTCAAGGGAGGTTGTGGAATGGTTGAGCCCGTCGGATGCGTGGGTTGCAAGCGTCAGCCACAGTGTTTGGAGGAGGACT attgccgCGCCCAGAACTGTCCCTACAACGAGGAATGCGTTTTAGTCCAGGTCACGTGTATCCGGGCTCCATG taaCCCAATCCCAACATGCCGTCCAAAGGACTTGAGACTCATCAAGCCTCTTATCCAGCCCCGTGAGCGCCGTCAGGCCGGGCCAAGCTGTATGACGGCCCGTTGTGGGACCCCGGCCGGGTGCGCTATGGTCAGGCCAAGTGGATGTATTGGTTCAACTGTGGAGAAGGGTTGTGAGCTCATGCCGATGTGTATTCATGTGAATG CTTGCGCCTCCACGTCCTGCCTCGTCGGATCCCAATGTGTCCTCCACCAGGTTCAATGCTTCACGCAACCATG CGACCCGATTGCACAATGTGAAGCTCCTATCAAAAAGCCAATCAACAGACGGTGCAGATCAAATGAGAAGTTTGAACCCTGCAAGACTGTCTGCTCAGACACCAAGTGTAATGAAGAGCCG agatTCTGCCCCCAGGTGTGCACCGGCGGCGGCTGTGTCTGCCAGGAGGGCTTTTTCCGcgacaattccggcaaatgtGTCACCCAAAACGATTGTGACGCCCAGAAGCCAAAGCtttactaa
- the Y69H2.3 gene encoding Follistatin-like domain-containing protein (Confirmed by transcript evidence), which yields MQYIVLLSVLLIGANAQLSATRDQECKENESFQTCGTACEPTCGLPTPTFCTLQCVMGCQCNSGFFRRTSDNRCVEQKDCNVAANETIPIPPPATNLTCPVNEVSNECHNPCTEKKCPQKNAPQVNCLMACQVGCSCMDGFVRNNQGVCVKEAECPAIGSQTCGTNEEPNQCHNACFEKKCPVKPQPLVNCMEKCDIGCSCKKGFLRNRQGQCVNPTECPATGSTLTCSKNEEPNDCHNSCSEAKCPVNPQPFVRCMMRCEKACSCKKGLVRNRQGQCVKLAECPPTGKTDTNPCALVLCKPGHRCTMSTGQATCVPGSTDENPCNLVDCRTGHQCSMSTGKPTCVPETPPTGITCANVRCGFKGGCGMVEPVGCVGCKRQPQCLEEDYCRAQNCPYNEECVLVQVTCIRAPCNPIPTCRPKDLRLIKPLIQPRERRQAGPSCMTARCGTPAGCAMVRPSGCIGSTVEKGCELMPMCIHVNACASTSCLVGSQCVLHQVQCFTQPCDPIAQCEAPIKKPINRRCRSNEKFEPCKTVCSDTKCNEEPRFCPQVCTGGGCVCQEGFFRDNSGKCVTQNDCDAQKPKLY from the exons ATGCAGTATATTGTGCTGCTCAGCGTTCTGCTCATCGGAGCAAACGCTCAACTTTCAGCGACAAGAG ACCAAGAATGCAAAGAAAACGAGAGCTTCCAGACGTGTGGCACGGCTTGCGAGCCGACTTGCGGGCTTCCGACTCCG ACTTTTTGCACACTGCAATGCGTCATGGGATGTCAGTGTAACAGTGGATTCTTCCGCAGAACTTCGGATAATCGTTGTGTTGAGCAGAAGGACTGCAATGTTGCGGCGAATGAGACGATTCCAATTCCACCACCAG CCACCAACCTCACATGCCCAGTCAACGAGGTATCCAACGAGTGCCACAACCCATGCACCGAGAAGAAGTGCCCACAAAAGAATGCTCCACAGGTGAACTGCTTGATGGCCTGCCAAGTCGGATGCTCCTGCATGGACGGATTCGTCAGAAACAACCAAGGAGTGTGTGTCAAGGAGGCCGAGTGCCCAGCGATTG GCTCTCAAACCTGCGGAACCAACGAGGAGCCCAACCAGTGTCACAACGCGTGCTTCGAGAAAAAGTGTCCGGTTAAGCCCCAGCCACTGGTAAACTGTATGGAGAAATGCGACATCGGATGTTCCTGCAAAAAGGGATTCCTCCGGAACCGCCAGGGACAGTGTGTGAACCCTACCGAGTGTCCGGCTACTG GCTCCACACTGACTTGCTCCAAGAATGAGGAGCCCAATGACTGTCACAATTCGTGCTCCGAGGCAAAATGTCCTGTCAATCCACAGCCATTTGTTAGGTGCATGATGAGGTGCGAAAAAGCATGCTCTTGCAAGAAGGGACTCGTTAGGAACCGGCAGGGACAGTGTGTGAAGCTTGCAGAGTGCCCACCGACTG GCAAGACTGACACAAACCCATGTGCCTTGGTACTCTGCAAGCCCGGTcaccgatgcaccatgtcaaCTGGCCAGGCAACTTGTGTGCCAG GCAGCACTGACGAGAACCCATGCAACTTGGTGGACTGCCGTACCGGTCACCAATGCTCCATGTCAACTGGCAAGCCGACTTGTGTACCAG AGACCCCACCAACCGGGATCACGTGCGCCAACGTCAGATGCGGATTCAAGGGAGGTTGTGGAATGGTTGAGCCCGTCGGATGCGTGGGTTGCAAGCGTCAGCCACAGTGTTTGGAGGAGGACT attgccgCGCCCAGAACTGTCCCTACAACGAGGAATGCGTTTTAGTCCAGGTCACGTGTATCCGGGCTCCATG taaCCCAATCCCAACATGCCGTCCAAAGGACTTGAGACTCATCAAGCCTCTTATCCAGCCCCGTGAGCGCCGTCAGGCCGGGCCAAGCTGTATGACGGCCCGTTGTGGGACCCCGGCCGGGTGCGCTATGGTCAGGCCAAGTGGATGTATTGGTTCAACTGTGGAGAAGGGTTGTGAGCTCATGCCGATGTGTATTCATGTGAATG CTTGCGCCTCCACGTCCTGCCTCGTCGGATCCCAATGTGTCCTCCACCAGGTTCAATGCTTCACGCAACCATG CGACCCGATTGCACAATGTGAAGCTCCTATCAAAAAGCCAATCAACAGACGGTGCAGATCAAATGAGAAGTTTGAACCCTGCAAGACTGTCTGCTCAGACACCAAGTGTAATGAAGAGCCG agatTCTGCCCCCAGGTGTGCACCGGCGGCGGCTGTGTCTGCCAGGAGGGCTTTTTCCGcgacaattccggcaaatgtGTCACCCAAAACGATTGTGACGCCCAGAAGCCAAAGCtttactaa
- the Y69H2.3 gene encoding TIL domain-containing protein (Confirmed by transcript evidence) → MQYIVLLSVLLIGANAQLSATRDQECKENESFQTCGTACEPTCGLPTPTFCTLQCVMGCQCNSGFFRRTSDNRCVEQKDCNVAANETIPIPPPATNLTCPVNEVSNECHNPCTEKKCPQKNAPQVNCLMACQVGCSCMDGFVRNNQGVCVKEAECPAIGSTDENPCNLVDCRTGHQCSMSTGKPTCVPETPPTGITCANVRCGFKGGCGMVEPVGCVGCKRQPQCLEEDYCRAQNCPYNEECVLVQVTCIRAPCNPIPTCRPKDLRLIKPLIQPRERRQAGPSCMTARCGTPAGCAMVRPSGCIGSTVEKGCELMPMCIHVNACASTSCLVGSQCVLHQVQCFTQPCDPIAQCEAPIKKPINRRCRSNEKFEPCKTVCSDTKCNEEPRFCPQVCTGGGCVCQEGFFRDNSGKCVTQNDCDAQKPKLY, encoded by the exons ATGCAGTATATTGTGCTGCTCAGCGTTCTGCTCATCGGAGCAAACGCTCAACTTTCAGCGACAAGAG ACCAAGAATGCAAAGAAAACGAGAGCTTCCAGACGTGTGGCACGGCTTGCGAGCCGACTTGCGGGCTTCCGACTCCG ACTTTTTGCACACTGCAATGCGTCATGGGATGTCAGTGTAACAGTGGATTCTTCCGCAGAACTTCGGATAATCGTTGTGTTGAGCAGAAGGACTGCAATGTTGCGGCGAATGAGACGATTCCAATTCCACCACCAG CCACCAACCTCACATGCCCAGTCAACGAGGTATCCAACGAGTGCCACAACCCATGCACCGAGAAGAAGTGCCCACAAAAGAATGCTCCACAGGTGAACTGCTTGATGGCCTGCCAAGTCGGATGCTCCTGCATGGACGGATTCGTCAGAAACAACCAAGGAGTGTGTGTCAAGGAGGCCGAGTGCCCAGCGATTG GCAGCACTGACGAGAACCCATGCAACTTGGTGGACTGCCGTACCGGTCACCAATGCTCCATGTCAACTGGCAAGCCGACTTGTGTACCAG AGACCCCACCAACCGGGATCACGTGCGCCAACGTCAGATGCGGATTCAAGGGAGGTTGTGGAATGGTTGAGCCCGTCGGATGCGTGGGTTGCAAGCGTCAGCCACAGTGTTTGGAGGAGGACT attgccgCGCCCAGAACTGTCCCTACAACGAGGAATGCGTTTTAGTCCAGGTCACGTGTATCCGGGCTCCATG taaCCCAATCCCAACATGCCGTCCAAAGGACTTGAGACTCATCAAGCCTCTTATCCAGCCCCGTGAGCGCCGTCAGGCCGGGCCAAGCTGTATGACGGCCCGTTGTGGGACCCCGGCCGGGTGCGCTATGGTCAGGCCAAGTGGATGTATTGGTTCAACTGTGGAGAAGGGTTGTGAGCTCATGCCGATGTGTATTCATGTGAATG CTTGCGCCTCCACGTCCTGCCTCGTCGGATCCCAATGTGTCCTCCACCAGGTTCAATGCTTCACGCAACCATG CGACCCGATTGCACAATGTGAAGCTCCTATCAAAAAGCCAATCAACAGACGGTGCAGATCAAATGAGAAGTTTGAACCCTGCAAGACTGTCTGCTCAGACACCAAGTGTAATGAAGAGCCG agatTCTGCCCCCAGGTGTGCACCGGCGGCGGCTGTGTCTGCCAGGAGGGCTTTTTCCGcgacaattccggcaaatgtGTCACCCAAAACGATTGTGACGCCCAGAAGCCAAAGCtttactaa
- the Y69H2.3 gene encoding Follistatin-like domain-containing protein (Confirmed by transcript evidence), with protein MQYIVLLSVLLIGANAQLSATRDQECKENESFQTCGTACEPTCGLPTPTFCTLQCVMGCQCNSGFFRRTSDNRCVEQKDCNVAANETIPIPPPATNLTCPVNEVSNECHNPCTEKKCPQKNAPQVNCLMACQVGCSCMDGFVRNNQGVCVKEAECPAIGSQTCGTNEEPNQCHNACFEKKCPVKPQPLVNCMEKCDIGCSCKKGFLRNRQGQCVNPTECPATGSTLTCSKNEEPNDCHNSCSEAKCPVNPQPFVRCMMRCEKACSCKKGLVRNRQGQCVKLAECPPTGKTDTNPCALVLCKPGHRCTMSTGQATCVPGSTDENPCNLVDCRTGHQCSMSTGKPTCVPVRTAPETPPTGITCANVRCGFKGGCGMVEPVGCVGCKRQPQCLEEDYCRAQNCPYNEECVLVQVTCIRAPCNPIPTCRPKDLRLIKPLIQPRERRQAGPSCMTARCGTPAGCAMVRPSGCIGSTVEKGCELMPMCIHVNACASTSCLVGSQCVLHQVQCFTQPCDPIAQCEAPIKKPINRRCRSNEKFEPCKTVCSDTKCNEEPRFCPQVCTGGGCVCQEGFFRDNSGKCVTQNDCDAQKPKLY; from the exons ATGCAGTATATTGTGCTGCTCAGCGTTCTGCTCATCGGAGCAAACGCTCAACTTTCAGCGACAAGAG ACCAAGAATGCAAAGAAAACGAGAGCTTCCAGACGTGTGGCACGGCTTGCGAGCCGACTTGCGGGCTTCCGACTCCG ACTTTTTGCACACTGCAATGCGTCATGGGATGTCAGTGTAACAGTGGATTCTTCCGCAGAACTTCGGATAATCGTTGTGTTGAGCAGAAGGACTGCAATGTTGCGGCGAATGAGACGATTCCAATTCCACCACCAG CCACCAACCTCACATGCCCAGTCAACGAGGTATCCAACGAGTGCCACAACCCATGCACCGAGAAGAAGTGCCCACAAAAGAATGCTCCACAGGTGAACTGCTTGATGGCCTGCCAAGTCGGATGCTCCTGCATGGACGGATTCGTCAGAAACAACCAAGGAGTGTGTGTCAAGGAGGCCGAGTGCCCAGCGATTG GCTCTCAAACCTGCGGAACCAACGAGGAGCCCAACCAGTGTCACAACGCGTGCTTCGAGAAAAAGTGTCCGGTTAAGCCCCAGCCACTGGTAAACTGTATGGAGAAATGCGACATCGGATGTTCCTGCAAAAAGGGATTCCTCCGGAACCGCCAGGGACAGTGTGTGAACCCTACCGAGTGTCCGGCTACTG GCTCCACACTGACTTGCTCCAAGAATGAGGAGCCCAATGACTGTCACAATTCGTGCTCCGAGGCAAAATGTCCTGTCAATCCACAGCCATTTGTTAGGTGCATGATGAGGTGCGAAAAAGCATGCTCTTGCAAGAAGGGACTCGTTAGGAACCGGCAGGGACAGTGTGTGAAGCTTGCAGAGTGCCCACCGACTG GCAAGACTGACACAAACCCATGTGCCTTGGTACTCTGCAAGCCCGGTcaccgatgcaccatgtcaaCTGGCCAGGCAACTTGTGTGCCAG GCAGCACTGACGAGAACCCATGCAACTTGGTGGACTGCCGTACCGGTCACCAATGCTCCATGTCAACTGGCAAGCCGACTTGTGTACCAG tgagAACCGCGCCAGAGACCCCACCAACCGGGATCACGTGCGCCAACGTCAGATGCGGATTCAAGGGAGGTTGTGGAATGGTTGAGCCCGTCGGATGCGTGGGTTGCAAGCGTCAGCCACAGTGTTTGGAGGAGGACT attgccgCGCCCAGAACTGTCCCTACAACGAGGAATGCGTTTTAGTCCAGGTCACGTGTATCCGGGCTCCATG taaCCCAATCCCAACATGCCGTCCAAAGGACTTGAGACTCATCAAGCCTCTTATCCAGCCCCGTGAGCGCCGTCAGGCCGGGCCAAGCTGTATGACGGCCCGTTGTGGGACCCCGGCCGGGTGCGCTATGGTCAGGCCAAGTGGATGTATTGGTTCAACTGTGGAGAAGGGTTGTGAGCTCATGCCGATGTGTATTCATGTGAATG CTTGCGCCTCCACGTCCTGCCTCGTCGGATCCCAATGTGTCCTCCACCAGGTTCAATGCTTCACGCAACCATG CGACCCGATTGCACAATGTGAAGCTCCTATCAAAAAGCCAATCAACAGACGGTGCAGATCAAATGAGAAGTTTGAACCCTGCAAGACTGTCTGCTCAGACACCAAGTGTAATGAAGAGCCG agatTCTGCCCCCAGGTGTGCACCGGCGGCGGCTGTGTCTGCCAGGAGGGCTTTTTCCGcgacaattccggcaaatgtGTCACCCAAAACGATTGTGACGCCCAGAAGCCAAAGCtttactaa
- the Y69H2.3 gene encoding Follistatin-like domain-containing protein (Confirmed by transcript evidence), translating into MQYIVLLSVLLIGANAQLSATRDQECKENESFQTCGTACEPTCGLPTPTFCTLQCVMGCQCNSGFFRRTSDNRCVEQKDCNVAANETIPIPPPATNLTCPVNEVSNECHNPCTEKKCPQKNAPQVNCLMACQVGCSCMDGFVRNNQGVCVKEAECPAIGSQTCGTNEEPNQCHNACFEKKCPVKPQPLVNCMEKCDIGCSCKKGFLRNRQGQCVNPTECPATGKTDTNPCALVLCKPGHRCTMSTGQATCVPGSTDENPCNLVDCRTGHQCSMSTGKPTCVPVRTAPETPPTGITCANVRCGFKGGCGMVEPVGCVGCKRQPQCLEEDYCRAQNCPYNEECVLVQVTCIRAPCNPIPTCRPKDLRLIKPLIQPRERRQAGPSCMTARCGTPAGCAMVRPSGCIGSTVEKGCELMPMCIHVNACASTSCLVGSQCVLHQVQCFTQPCDPIAQCEAPIKKPINRRCRSNEKFEPCKTVCSDTKCNEEPRFCPQVCTGGGCVCQEGFFRDNSGKCVTQNDCDAQKPKLY; encoded by the exons ATGCAGTATATTGTGCTGCTCAGCGTTCTGCTCATCGGAGCAAACGCTCAACTTTCAGCGACAAGAG ACCAAGAATGCAAAGAAAACGAGAGCTTCCAGACGTGTGGCACGGCTTGCGAGCCGACTTGCGGGCTTCCGACTCCG ACTTTTTGCACACTGCAATGCGTCATGGGATGTCAGTGTAACAGTGGATTCTTCCGCAGAACTTCGGATAATCGTTGTGTTGAGCAGAAGGACTGCAATGTTGCGGCGAATGAGACGATTCCAATTCCACCACCAG CCACCAACCTCACATGCCCAGTCAACGAGGTATCCAACGAGTGCCACAACCCATGCACCGAGAAGAAGTGCCCACAAAAGAATGCTCCACAGGTGAACTGCTTGATGGCCTGCCAAGTCGGATGCTCCTGCATGGACGGATTCGTCAGAAACAACCAAGGAGTGTGTGTCAAGGAGGCCGAGTGCCCAGCGATTG GCTCTCAAACCTGCGGAACCAACGAGGAGCCCAACCAGTGTCACAACGCGTGCTTCGAGAAAAAGTGTCCGGTTAAGCCCCAGCCACTGGTAAACTGTATGGAGAAATGCGACATCGGATGTTCCTGCAAAAAGGGATTCCTCCGGAACCGCCAGGGACAGTGTGTGAACCCTACCGAGTGTCCGGCTACTG GCAAGACTGACACAAACCCATGTGCCTTGGTACTCTGCAAGCCCGGTcaccgatgcaccatgtcaaCTGGCCAGGCAACTTGTGTGCCAG GCAGCACTGACGAGAACCCATGCAACTTGGTGGACTGCCGTACCGGTCACCAATGCTCCATGTCAACTGGCAAGCCGACTTGTGTACCAG tgagAACCGCGCCAGAGACCCCACCAACCGGGATCACGTGCGCCAACGTCAGATGCGGATTCAAGGGAGGTTGTGGAATGGTTGAGCCCGTCGGATGCGTGGGTTGCAAGCGTCAGCCACAGTGTTTGGAGGAGGACT attgccgCGCCCAGAACTGTCCCTACAACGAGGAATGCGTTTTAGTCCAGGTCACGTGTATCCGGGCTCCATG taaCCCAATCCCAACATGCCGTCCAAAGGACTTGAGACTCATCAAGCCTCTTATCCAGCCCCGTGAGCGCCGTCAGGCCGGGCCAAGCTGTATGACGGCCCGTTGTGGGACCCCGGCCGGGTGCGCTATGGTCAGGCCAAGTGGATGTATTGGTTCAACTGTGGAGAAGGGTTGTGAGCTCATGCCGATGTGTATTCATGTGAATG CTTGCGCCTCCACGTCCTGCCTCGTCGGATCCCAATGTGTCCTCCACCAGGTTCAATGCTTCACGCAACCATG CGACCCGATTGCACAATGTGAAGCTCCTATCAAAAAGCCAATCAACAGACGGTGCAGATCAAATGAGAAGTTTGAACCCTGCAAGACTGTCTGCTCAGACACCAAGTGTAATGAAGAGCCG agatTCTGCCCCCAGGTGTGCACCGGCGGCGGCTGTGTCTGCCAGGAGGGCTTTTTCCGcgacaattccggcaaatgtGTCACCCAAAACGATTGTGACGCCCAGAAGCCAAAGCtttactaa
- the Y69H2.3 gene encoding TIL domain-containing protein (Confirmed by transcript evidence), which produces MQYIVLLSVLLIGANAQLSATRDQECKENESFQTCGTACEPTCGLPTPTFCTLQCVMGCQCNSGFFRRTSDNRCVEQKDCNVAANETIPIPPPATNLTCPVNEVSNECHNPCTEKKCPQKNAPQVNCLMACQVGCSCMDGFVRNNQGVCVKEAECPAIGSTDENPCNLVDCRTGHQCSMSTGKPTCVPVRTAPETPPTGITCANVRCGFKGGCGMVEPVGCVGCKRQPQCLEEDYCRAQNCPYNEECVLVQVTCIRAPCNPIPTCRPKDLRLIKPLIQPRERRQAGPSCMTARCGTPAGCAMVRPSGCIGSTVEKGCELMPMCIHVNACASTSCLVGSQCVLHQVQCFTQPCDPIAQCEAPIKKPINRRCRSNEKFEPCKTVCSDTKCNEEPRFCPQVCTGGGCVCQEGFFRDNSGKCVTQNDCDAQKPKLY; this is translated from the exons ATGCAGTATATTGTGCTGCTCAGCGTTCTGCTCATCGGAGCAAACGCTCAACTTTCAGCGACAAGAG ACCAAGAATGCAAAGAAAACGAGAGCTTCCAGACGTGTGGCACGGCTTGCGAGCCGACTTGCGGGCTTCCGACTCCG ACTTTTTGCACACTGCAATGCGTCATGGGATGTCAGTGTAACAGTGGATTCTTCCGCAGAACTTCGGATAATCGTTGTGTTGAGCAGAAGGACTGCAATGTTGCGGCGAATGAGACGATTCCAATTCCACCACCAG CCACCAACCTCACATGCCCAGTCAACGAGGTATCCAACGAGTGCCACAACCCATGCACCGAGAAGAAGTGCCCACAAAAGAATGCTCCACAGGTGAACTGCTTGATGGCCTGCCAAGTCGGATGCTCCTGCATGGACGGATTCGTCAGAAACAACCAAGGAGTGTGTGTCAAGGAGGCCGAGTGCCCAGCGATTG GCAGCACTGACGAGAACCCATGCAACTTGGTGGACTGCCGTACCGGTCACCAATGCTCCATGTCAACTGGCAAGCCGACTTGTGTACCAG tgagAACCGCGCCAGAGACCCCACCAACCGGGATCACGTGCGCCAACGTCAGATGCGGATTCAAGGGAGGTTGTGGAATGGTTGAGCCCGTCGGATGCGTGGGTTGCAAGCGTCAGCCACAGTGTTTGGAGGAGGACT attgccgCGCCCAGAACTGTCCCTACAACGAGGAATGCGTTTTAGTCCAGGTCACGTGTATCCGGGCTCCATG taaCCCAATCCCAACATGCCGTCCAAAGGACTTGAGACTCATCAAGCCTCTTATCCAGCCCCGTGAGCGCCGTCAGGCCGGGCCAAGCTGTATGACGGCCCGTTGTGGGACCCCGGCCGGGTGCGCTATGGTCAGGCCAAGTGGATGTATTGGTTCAACTGTGGAGAAGGGTTGTGAGCTCATGCCGATGTGTATTCATGTGAATG CTTGCGCCTCCACGTCCTGCCTCGTCGGATCCCAATGTGTCCTCCACCAGGTTCAATGCTTCACGCAACCATG CGACCCGATTGCACAATGTGAAGCTCCTATCAAAAAGCCAATCAACAGACGGTGCAGATCAAATGAGAAGTTTGAACCCTGCAAGACTGTCTGCTCAGACACCAAGTGTAATGAAGAGCCG agatTCTGCCCCCAGGTGTGCACCGGCGGCGGCTGTGTCTGCCAGGAGGGCTTTTTCCGcgacaattccggcaaatgtGTCACCCAAAACGATTGTGACGCCCAGAAGCCAAAGCtttactaa